The Nocardioides sp. S5 genome includes a window with the following:
- a CDS encoding NAD-glutamate dehydrogenase produces the protein MATPEETKDQQLDAATRARPAWGDLLRAYYRHVAPEEVAERSPEDLLGAVASHHELATSRPQGTAAVRVVTPTSADSGWSASGRSVVEVVTDDMPFLVDSVTMELNRQGHNVHAVIHPQFTVERDITGELQEVAVHVVEPRAGTAESGAESWMHVEIDRTDDDEAAEITEGVQRVLRDVRESVEDWAKMHAQVLTVVDQLDQDPPPLADAELREGRDFLTWLADDHFTFLGYREYLLEAEEGAPDECGLRAVPGSGLGILRSDQDLSSSFAKLPPLAKAKAREKTLLVLAKANSRATVHRPAYLDYVGVKTFGAGGEVVGERRFLGLFSSAAYTESVTRIPVLREKVNEVMRHAGFDPRSHAGKALMDTLENYPRDELFHTSPDELAPIAQDVMFARERRQLRAFVRRDTYGRYVSVLVYLPRDRYSTAVRERFSDILREDLGGEHVEFTARVNESTTARVHFVVHPPKGDHIPEINVADLERRLTEASRSWRDDFMTAVVSEYGEDRGSRLARAWADAFPEAYKEDYHPQRGSADLGRIEAIEGPVGIDLALFDQDQQSGHYRRGESRLKVFRVGEPLSLSTMLPMLTSMGVEVVDERPYELSGLGRPTYIYEFGLRHGRTLPPHERTLFAEALRAVWDGYNEIDGFNQLVLAAGLTWRQATVLRAYAKYLKQGNSPFALDYIEEALRNNVDITRLLVELFEARFDPGRTEGRVLAADAEARTAKVEAIEERLAKALDDVVSLDHDRILRSYRTLVRATLRTNFFQRTAAGQVHPYISFKLEPSAIPDLPEPRPRYEIFVYSPRVEGSHLRFGAVARGGLRWSDRRDDFRTEVLGLVKAQMVKNTVIVPVGAKGAFFCKQLPDPSDRDAWLAEGVACYKTFISGLLDITDNLVDGKSVPPTGVVRHDGDDSYLVVAADKGTATFSDIANGVAKDYGFWLGDAFASGGSVGYDHKAMGITARGAWVSVQRHFREMGIDCQREDFTAVGIGDMSGDVFGNGMLCSEHTRLVAAFDHRDIFIDPAPDAASSYAERRRLFDLPRSSWKDYDASLISEGGGVWPRSAKSIPISAQVREVLGLGSGVTALTPAELMKAILLAPVDLLWNGGIGTYVKSSEETDADAGDKANDAIRVNGGDLRARCIGEGGNLGFTQLGRVEYARYGAGGKGGRMNTDFIDNSAGVDTSDHEVNIKILLDRVVRSEAMDEPSRNELLAAMTDEVGALVLRDNYEQNLALANAEAHAPSLLHVHEDWMRALERRGVLNRDLEGLPSTRQVKRRLDRKQALSAPELSVLMAWTKIVLADELIGSDLPDDPYLREDLLAYFPKQMVPDLQQAIEDHPLRREIIVTQVVNDLVNGAGMTFWPRLQGETGASPAELTRANFVAREIFGSLPLRQEIAALDNQVPAERQTRMRIEMRTLVERASRWLVTNRRPPLDSSATVEFFRGPVQTVMAELPGIMSGRELDDYRAREKRLTDHGVPADLASRVAVLASAYALLGIVETADRLGLAPVEVARVHFALGERLGLPALVERIFALPRDDRWQTMARAAVRDDLYGVHQQLTAQVLESTSADDSAPARVAAWEDSEEELVARAAATLEEICREETAELARLSVGLRVVRGLLS, from the coding sequence GTGGCCACGCCCGAGGAGACCAAGGACCAGCAGCTCGACGCCGCGACCCGGGCACGCCCCGCATGGGGTGACCTGCTCCGCGCCTACTACCGGCACGTCGCGCCGGAGGAGGTCGCCGAGCGCTCGCCCGAGGACCTGCTCGGCGCCGTCGCGTCGCACCACGAGCTGGCCACCTCCCGGCCGCAGGGCACCGCCGCGGTCCGCGTCGTCACCCCCACCAGCGCCGACTCCGGCTGGTCGGCCTCGGGCCGCTCGGTCGTCGAGGTCGTGACCGACGACATGCCGTTCCTCGTCGACTCGGTGACGATGGAGCTCAACCGCCAGGGCCACAACGTGCACGCGGTGATCCACCCGCAGTTCACGGTCGAGCGCGACATCACCGGCGAGCTGCAGGAGGTGGCGGTCCACGTGGTCGAGCCGCGTGCCGGCACGGCCGAGTCCGGCGCCGAGTCCTGGATGCACGTCGAGATCGACCGCACCGACGACGACGAGGCCGCGGAGATCACCGAGGGCGTGCAGCGGGTGCTGCGCGACGTACGCGAGTCGGTGGAGGACTGGGCCAAGATGCACGCCCAGGTGCTGACGGTGGTCGACCAGCTCGACCAGGACCCGCCGCCGCTGGCGGACGCCGAGCTGCGCGAGGGCCGCGACTTCCTCACCTGGCTGGCCGACGACCACTTCACGTTCCTCGGCTACCGCGAGTACCTCCTCGAGGCCGAGGAGGGGGCCCCGGACGAGTGCGGGCTGCGTGCCGTGCCCGGCTCCGGGCTCGGCATCCTGCGCAGCGACCAGGACCTGTCGAGCTCCTTCGCCAAGCTGCCGCCGCTGGCGAAGGCCAAGGCACGCGAGAAGACGCTGCTGGTGCTGGCCAAGGCCAACTCGCGGGCGACCGTGCACCGTCCGGCGTACCTCGACTACGTCGGCGTCAAGACCTTCGGCGCGGGCGGCGAGGTCGTCGGCGAGCGCCGCTTCCTCGGCCTGTTCTCCAGCGCGGCCTACACCGAGTCCGTCACCCGCATCCCGGTGCTGCGCGAGAAGGTCAACGAGGTCATGCGCCACGCCGGCTTCGACCCGCGAAGCCACGCCGGCAAGGCGCTGATGGACACCCTGGAGAACTACCCCCGCGACGAGCTGTTCCACACCTCGCCCGACGAGCTCGCCCCGATCGCGCAGGACGTGATGTTCGCCCGCGAGCGACGGCAGCTGCGCGCCTTCGTGCGCCGCGACACCTACGGTCGCTACGTCTCCGTCCTCGTCTACCTGCCGCGCGACCGCTACAGCACCGCCGTGCGCGAGCGCTTCTCCGACATCCTGCGCGAGGACCTCGGCGGCGAGCACGTCGAGTTCACCGCCCGGGTCAACGAGTCCACCACCGCGCGCGTGCACTTCGTGGTCCACCCGCCCAAGGGCGACCACATCCCCGAGATCAACGTCGCCGACCTCGAGCGTCGCCTGACGGAGGCGTCGCGCTCGTGGCGCGACGACTTCATGACGGCCGTGGTGAGCGAGTACGGCGAGGACCGCGGGTCGCGGCTGGCCCGGGCCTGGGCCGATGCGTTCCCCGAGGCCTACAAGGAGGACTACCACCCCCAGCGCGGGTCCGCCGACCTCGGACGCATCGAGGCGATCGAGGGCCCGGTGGGCATCGACCTCGCGCTCTTCGACCAGGACCAGCAGTCCGGCCACTACCGCCGCGGCGAGTCGCGCCTCAAGGTCTTCCGCGTCGGGGAGCCGCTGTCGCTGAGCACGATGCTCCCGATGCTCACCTCGATGGGCGTCGAGGTCGTCGACGAGCGCCCCTACGAGCTCTCGGGCCTGGGCCGGCCCACCTACATCTACGAGTTCGGCCTGCGCCACGGGCGCACGCTCCCGCCGCACGAGCGCACCCTCTTCGCCGAGGCGCTGCGGGCGGTGTGGGACGGCTACAACGAGATCGACGGGTTCAACCAGCTCGTCCTGGCCGCCGGACTGACGTGGCGCCAGGCCACGGTGCTCCGCGCCTACGCGAAGTACCTCAAGCAGGGCAACTCGCCCTTCGCCCTCGACTACATCGAGGAGGCGCTGCGCAACAACGTCGACATCACCCGGCTGCTCGTCGAGCTGTTCGAGGCACGCTTCGACCCGGGCCGCACCGAGGGCCGGGTCCTCGCGGCGGACGCGGAGGCGCGCACCGCCAAGGTGGAGGCGATCGAGGAGCGGTTGGCCAAGGCGCTCGACGACGTCGTGAGCCTCGACCACGACCGCATCCTGCGCTCCTACCGCACGCTCGTGCGCGCCACGCTCCGCACGAACTTCTTCCAGCGCACCGCCGCGGGGCAGGTGCACCCCTACATCTCCTTCAAGCTCGAGCCGTCGGCGATCCCAGACCTGCCCGAGCCGCGCCCGCGCTACGAGATCTTCGTCTACAGCCCGCGCGTGGAGGGCTCGCACCTGCGCTTCGGCGCCGTCGCCCGCGGTGGCCTGCGCTGGTCCGACCGCCGCGACGACTTCCGCACCGAGGTGCTCGGCCTGGTCAAGGCGCAGATGGTGAAGAACACCGTGATCGTCCCGGTCGGTGCGAAGGGCGCGTTCTTCTGCAAGCAGCTGCCTGACCCCTCCGACCGCGACGCGTGGCTGGCCGAGGGCGTGGCCTGCTACAAGACCTTCATCTCCGGTCTGCTCGACATCACCGACAACCTCGTCGACGGCAAGAGCGTGCCGCCGACCGGGGTGGTGCGCCACGACGGCGACGACTCCTACCTCGTGGTGGCCGCCGACAAGGGCACCGCGACCTTCTCCGACATCGCCAACGGCGTGGCCAAGGACTACGGCTTCTGGCTCGGCGACGCCTTCGCCTCCGGCGGCTCCGTGGGCTACGACCACAAGGCGATGGGCATCACCGCCCGCGGCGCGTGGGTCTCGGTGCAGCGACACTTCCGCGAGATGGGCATCGACTGCCAGCGTGAGGACTTCACCGCGGTCGGCATCGGCGACATGTCCGGCGACGTCTTCGGCAACGGCATGCTCTGCTCCGAGCACACCCGGCTGGTCGCGGCGTTCGACCACCGCGACATCTTCATCGACCCGGCGCCCGACGCCGCGTCGTCGTACGCCGAGCGGCGCCGCCTCTTCGACCTCCCGCGCTCGAGCTGGAAGGACTACGACGCCTCGCTGATCTCCGAGGGCGGCGGCGTGTGGCCGCGCTCGGCGAAGTCGATCCCGATCTCGGCGCAGGTGCGCGAGGTGCTCGGCCTCGGCTCCGGCGTCACCGCGCTCACGCCCGCCGAGCTGATGAAGGCGATCCTGCTGGCGCCGGTCGACCTGCTGTGGAACGGCGGCATCGGCACCTACGTGAAGTCGTCGGAGGAGACCGACGCCGACGCCGGCGACAAGGCCAACGACGCCATCCGCGTCAACGGCGGGGACCTGCGCGCCCGCTGCATCGGCGAGGGCGGCAACCTCGGCTTCACCCAGCTCGGCCGGGTCGAGTACGCGCGCTACGGCGCCGGCGGCAAGGGCGGGCGGATGAACACCGACTTCATCGACAACTCCGCCGGCGTGGACACCTCGGACCACGAGGTCAACATCAAGATCCTGCTCGACCGCGTGGTGCGCTCGGAAGCGATGGACGAGCCGTCGCGGAACGAGCTGCTCGCCGCGATGACCGACGAGGTCGGCGCGCTGGTGCTGCGCGACAACTACGAGCAGAACCTCGCGCTCGCCAACGCCGAGGCCCACGCGCCGTCGCTGCTGCACGTGCACGAGGACTGGATGCGCGCGCTCGAGCGGCGCGGGGTGCTCAACCGCGACCTCGAGGGCCTGCCCAGCACCCGCCAGGTCAAGCGCCGCCTCGACCGCAAGCAGGCGCTGTCGGCGCCCGAGCTGTCGGTGCTGATGGCGTGGACCAAGATCGTGCTGGCCGACGAGCTGATCGGCTCGGACCTGCCGGACGACCCCTACCTGCGCGAGGACCTGCTGGCCTACTTCCCGAAGCAGATGGTGCCGGACCTCCAGCAGGCGATCGAGGACCACCCGCTGCGTCGCGAGATCATCGTGACCCAGGTCGTCAACGACCTGGTCAACGGTGCCGGGATGACCTTCTGGCCGCGCCTGCAGGGCGAGACGGGCGCCAGCCCGGCCGAGCTGACGCGTGCCAACTTCGTCGCGCGCGAGATCTTCGGGTCGCTGCCGCTGCGCCAGGAGATCGCCGCCCTCGACAACCAGGTGCCGGCCGAGCGCCAGACCCGGATGCGCATCGAGATGCGCACCCTCGTCGAGCGCGCCTCGCGCTGGCTGGTCACCAACCGCCGGCCTCCGCTCGACTCGAGTGCGACCGTCGAGTTCTTCCGCGGTCCGGTGCAGACGGTGATGGCCGAGCTGCCCGGCATCATGAGCGGGCGTGAGCTCGACGACTACCGCGCCCGGGAGAAGCGGCTCACCGACCACGGAGTGCCCGCCGACCTCGCCTCGCGCGTGGCGGTGCTCGCGTCGGCGTACGCCCTGCTCGGGATCGTGGAGACCGCCGACCGGCTCGGCCTCGCCCCGGTCGAGGTGGCCCGCGTCCACTTCGCCCTCGGCGAACGGCTCGGCCTGCCCGCGCTGGTCGAGCGGATCTTCGCCCTGCCGCGCGACGACCGCTGGCAGACCATGGCCCGCGCCGCGGTGCGCGACGACCTCTACGGCGTGCACCAGCAGCTCACCGCCCAGGTGCTGGAGTCGACGAGCGCCGACGACAGCGCACCGGCCCGGGTCGCTGCGTGGGAGGACTCCGAGGAGGAGCTGGTCGCCCGTGCGGCTGCCACCCTCGAGGAGATCTGCCGCGAGGAGACCGCGGAGCTGGCCCGGCTGTCGGTCGGCCTGCGGGTAGTGCGCGGCCTGCTCTCCTGA
- a CDS encoding DUF2505 domain-containing protein — MKKLSKQLTYDASADAVAAMLDDPAFREAVLERQRVKRGTVAIDGDVARIEQVRSGDDIPSFARKFVGDEIVIVQTETWTSAHGADVELAIPGKPGEAVGTLVLVESGDTTTETVELDVSVRIPLVGGKIEAMIADMVGHALDVEHQVGVEWLSR; from the coding sequence ATGAAGAAGCTCTCCAAGCAGCTCACCTACGACGCCTCCGCCGACGCCGTGGCCGCCATGCTCGACGACCCCGCGTTCCGCGAGGCGGTCCTCGAGCGCCAGCGCGTCAAGCGCGGCACCGTCGCCATCGACGGCGACGTGGCGCGGATCGAGCAGGTGCGCTCCGGCGACGACATCCCGTCCTTCGCGCGGAAGTTCGTCGGCGACGAGATCGTGATCGTGCAGACCGAGACGTGGACCTCCGCCCACGGCGCCGACGTGGAGCTCGCGATCCCCGGCAAGCCCGGCGAGGCCGTCGGCACGCTCGTGCTCGTCGAGTCCGGCGACACGACCACCGAGACCGTCGAGCTCGACGTCAGTGTGCGGATCCCCCTGGTCGGCGGCAAGATCGAGGCGATGATCGCCGACATGGTCGGCCACGCGC